Proteins from one Anthonomus grandis grandis chromosome 8, icAntGran1.3, whole genome shotgun sequence genomic window:
- the LOC126739089 gene encoding tyramine beta-hydroxylase yields MKMLKNRKFLVVLALCVLTFRGYVSCEKNDFKVFNISLNGDRTITLHWIVDYSKNNLAIEIHLPSQFTWFAFGFSNRGEPFPADYCLLWKNLNEELNLVDVWANEKGVIELDRHQDCIHFRHKETTSGITKFTFIRKFDTCDNRDYIIQDGTTHIVWSKGAEKFVTPKGLNISTLHKDSGMSRVTLLKNVHDNGELPPFVQILDLLTNEVQVPAVETTYWCKVFKLPHEFKKKHHIYQYEANIQDTSEGLVHHMELFHCEANANDVIPLYSGPCDAKDRPPKTQICKRVLAAWAMGALPFTYPEEAALPLGGKDFNQYVMLEVHYNNPGLISGVIDSSGIRFYVSDKLRKMDAGIIELGLEYTDKMAIPPGQNTFSLTGYCISSCTSIGLPAEGITVFGSQLHTHLTGVRVYTRHFDAYGRELPELDRDNHFSTHFQEIRRLKRPVKVLPGHVLMTHCDYDTLDRKNVTLGGFSISDEMCVNYIHYYPRAPLEVCKSSISDQALNTFFTYMNEWEDQQTSMFKPISENYNSIHWNKMRIQLLNEVYHEAPLSMQCNMSNGDRFPGYWENAPLPVALVPLPPPSRNCKLDERK; encoded by the exons atgattttaaAGTGTTTAACATTTCCCTCAACGGTGATCGTACGATCACACTTCACTGGATCGTTGACTATTCCAAAAATAACCTGGCAATCGAAATTCATTTGCCTTCCCAGTTCACTTGGTTTGCTTTCGGATTTTCCAACAGGGGAGAACCCTTTCCGGCTGACTACTGCTTATTGTGGAAAAACTTGAATGAAGAGTTAAATTTAGTT GATGTTTGGGCAAATGAGAAAGGTGTTATAGAATTAGACAGACATCAGGATTGTATCCACTTTAGACACAAAGAAACTACTAGCGGAATAACCAAGTTCACTTTCATAAGAAAGTTTGATACTTGTGATAACAGAGATTATATTATTCAA GATGGCACAACCCACATAGTCTGGTCAAAGGGCGCGGAAAAATTTGTTACACCAAAAGGGCTGAATATCAGCACGTTACACAAAGACTCTGGAATGAGTAGAGTTacccttttaaaaaatgtacatgaCAATGGAGAGTTGCCTCcttttgttcaaattttagATCTGTTAACTAATGAGGTGCAAGTTCCGGCAGTAGAAACAACTTACTGGTGTAAAGTGTTTAAGCTGCCCCATGAGTTTAAGAAAAAGCATCATATTTATCAG taTGAAGCCAATATTCAAGATACAAGTGAAGGTCTAGTTCACCACATGGAACTTTTCCATTGTGAAGCAAACGCCAACGATGTAATTCCATTGTACAGTGGTCCCTGCGATGCCAAAGATAGACCACCGAAAACACAAATATGCAAAAGGGTTTTGGCTGCCTGGGCTATGGGAGCATTACCTTTTACCTATCCAGAG GAAGCCGCTTTGCCTTTAGGTGGAAAAGATTTCAACCAATATGTAATGCTGGAAGTTCACTATAATAATCCAGGTTTAATATCAG GTGTTATAGACAGTTCAGGCATACGTTTCTACGTCTCCGATAAACTTAGAAAAATGGATGCAGGTATTATAGAATTGGGTTTGGAGTATACTGACAAAATGGCAATACCTCCTGGACAGAACACGTTCTCTCTTACTGGATATTGTATTAGCTCTTGTACATCTAtt GGTCTACCTGCTGAAGGTATAACAGTATTTGGTTCACAATTGCATACCCACCTGACAGGAGTCAGAGTTTACACCAGACATTTCGACGCATATGGCAGAGAGCTGCCAGAACTCGATAGAGATAACCATTTTAGTACGCATTTTCAGGAAATTAGGAGGCTAAAAAGACCTGTAAAAGTACTACCA ggacATGTCTTAATGACTCATTGTGACTATGACACTTTAGATAGGAAAAATGTTACTCTAGGTGGATTTTCCATAAGCGACGAGATGTGTGTAAACTATATTCATTACTACCCCCGTGCACCTTTGGAAGTTTGCAAGAGCTCTATATCTGATCAAGCATTAAATACCTTTTTCACATATATGAACGA ATGGGAAGATCAACAAACCTCGATGTTCAAACCCATATCAGAAAATTATAATTCGATACATTGGAATAAAATGAGAATTCAGCTCCTAAACGAGGTTTATCACGAGGCACCTTTGAGTATGCAGTGTAATATGTCTAATGGAGACAGATTTCcgg gttattGGGAAAATGCTCCTTTGCCCGTAGCACTGGTTCCTCTGCCACCTCCATCAAGGAACTGTAAATTAGATGAAAGGAAATAa